A section of the Styela clava chromosome 9, kaStyClav1.hap1.2, whole genome shotgun sequence genome encodes:
- the LOC120339890 gene encoding uncharacterized protein LOC120339890, with the protein MAMFVTVLVIASVFTGSQAGLIPSCTLPQVSDEVDMGKVQGDWYLSARENQEVYDVISCEVSTNTKTEQGFTAHVKFYNGEDASDVREDTPEFTRVAPSTFHIVQNKGDSSEITEIENDDTNAGADAQIVLEDDSIRQNPFLYISDYATYNLILHCNLDGDKEIYVETKTPSASGDVILKVRNQLIDFENGWENVKVHPSKCDQVIGK; encoded by the exons atggCCATGTTTGTAACAGTATTAGTCATTGCCTCAGTTTTTACAGGTTCCCAGGCCGGCCTGATACCCTCGTGTACACTTCCCCAAGTGAGCGATGAAGTTGACATGGGAAAAGTGCAAGGTGATTGGTATCTTTCAGCACGTGAAAATCAAGAAGTTTACGACGTTATAAGTTGTGAAGTCTCAACGAATACAAAAACTGAGCAAG GCTTCACAGCCCATGTTAAATTTTACAACGGCGAAGATGCGAGTGATGTTAGAGAAGATACGCCAGAGTTTACTCGTGTTGCTCCTTCGACTTTCCACATTGTACAAAACAAAGGTGACAGTAGTGAAATTACAGAAATCGAAAATGATGACACCAATGCTGGAGCCGATGCACAAATTGTGCTTGAAGACGATTCAATCAGACAAAATCCTTTTCTTTACATATCAGATTATGCGACATATAATCTGATTCTTCATTGTAATTTGGATGGCGACAAAGAAATTTATGTTGAAACCAAAACTCCATCAGCAAGTGGTGACGTCATTCTCAAAGTACGTAACCAGTTGATCGATTTTGAAAACGGTTGGGAAAATGTTAAAGTCCATCCTAGCAAATGCGATCAAGTTAttggtaaataa
- the LOC144427285 gene encoding uncharacterized protein LOC144427285 — MAMFVTVLVIASVFACSQAGLVPLCTLPQVTDEVDMGKVQGDWYLSARENQEVYDVISCEVSTNTKTEQGFTAHVKFYNGEDASDVREDTPEFTRVAPSTFHIVQNKGDSSEITEIENDDTNAGADAQIVLEDDSIRQNPFLYISDYATYNLILHCNLDGDKEIYVETKTPSASGDVILKVRNQLIDFENGWENVKVYPSKCDQVIGK, encoded by the exons atggCCATGTTTGTAACAGTATTAGTCATTGCTTCAGTTTTTGCATGTTCCCAGGCCGGCCTGGTACCCTTGTGTACACTTCCGCAAGTGACCGATGAAGTTGACATGGGAAAAGTGCAAGGTGATTGGTATCTTTCAGCACGTGAAAATCAAGAGGTTTACGACGTTATAAGTTGTGAAGTCTCAACGAATACAAAAACTGAGCAAG GCTTCACAGCCCATGTTAAATTTTACAACGGCGAAGATGCGAGTGATGTTAGAGAAGATACGCCAGAGTTTACTCGTGTTGCTCCTTCGACTTTCCACATTGTACAAAACAAAGGTGACAGTAGTGAAATTACAGAAATCGAAAATGATGACACCAATGCTGGAGCCGATGCGCAAATTGTGCTTGAAGACGATTCAATCAGACAAAATCCTTTTCTTTACATATCAGATTATGCGACATATAATCTGATTCTTCATTGTAATTTGGATGGCGACAAAGAAATTTATGTTGAAACCAAAACCCCATCAGCAAGTGGTGACGTCATTCTCAAAGTACGTAACCAGTTGATCGATTTTGAAAACGGTTGGGAAAATGTTAAAGTCTATCCTAGCAAATGCGATCAAGTTATTGGCAAATAA